The sequence below is a genomic window from Nostoc flagelliforme CCNUN1.
TACAAAGTCTGCATTCTCTTCTTCAGAATTTGTTGCGTCATTAGGTGTATTTACTAGATGCAATTTCAAGTCAAAAACTTGGCTGATTCCAACGGGAGAGCTGAAGGATACATTGAGATTTAAAGGCACCTCTTCAACGCTTGTACCTTTAACTACAGTTCCATTAAAGTAAGCTAAATCAGCTATTTTGAATACAGAGTTAATGTCAGTTGAAAACGAATTTCCTGTAAAGGTAAGTTTATTTGAGCCTGTTATTGTACACCCACTAGGAGGATTTGGACTTGGTAGACACACATTAGGATCACCCCAGGTAAATATGTTGTTTCCCACACCTGTGTATACGGGATTGGGATTGATATCGATGCTTCCTGGAGTAGGTTCTCCCCATGTACCAGTAGAGATACCAGAAAAAGTTAGAGCATCTGCTTGGTCAGAGAAACCAAGTGCTGTGGTCGCACCCACAAAAAAACTAGATATAGCAGCCGCAAAAACCAAACTTAGTTTCATAACTTAAGTATCCAAATCTCATTCTGGAGCTTTTTAAACTATGTCTCCAGTCTACCTTAGTAAATTTACAGTAGACACACCAATATCTTATTGGATTTTTTTATTAGAAAATCTTATTTAAGGATTTATATTATTAAATTAATTTTATATAAAGTTACAATATTTTACCACTTTGTAGTTACTAAGACAGTAATTGCGTAGGCGTAGCCCATCGTAGACATCGTTACCTTACTTGGTTCTCTAATTAATTGTCAAGTCAACATAAAGTTACTCTTTTTAACAAACACTCCCCGCGCTATTGGGACAAATCTGATTCGTTGGTCGAATTCAAGATGATTTACTGCGCCGTTCTCCTGTTGTTGATGGTAAAATCCCAATTCTTTTCTATCTCCCTTGCTCCCTGCTCCCCTGCTTCTTTTTCAAAGGTTTTCGGTATATGCTTTATAGCTTTGACAAAATCTCTGGCAACAACTGACTAGGAACTTTAGATAAAGCCAGATTTTGTCCCTGTATGCCTAATTCATTATGAAAAGCACGAATAGTTTTCACTATATAATTAAAGGTTGTTTGATAAGCCTCTGGCTGTTTGCTTAATCCGTTTAAGGCTTGCAAATGGTTGTCTAATGCTACTTCTAAGTGTTGAGAACGTGTTGCTTTGTCATCATTAAACGACTTATCTATTACTAGCTGATAATGTGCCAGTCCGAGGTTGTTATAAGAGGCAAGCAAATCAAAACTTAAAGGAGTACCGCTAAGTGAGTGAGCCAAAGCTATGGCCTCTTCGTAAGCGCTGATACATAGTTGCAGATACTTTTGCCGTGCCTCTTTAGTTGTCTGAGATAGGTTTGCTAGATGCCAGTAGGCAGTACCCAGATTATTTTGTGTAGCAGCGCAGGCGCTGGGAACATTAGCTGGAGTGCGATACTTGAGAGCTTCGCTGTAGACATTTATAGCTAGCTGGAGATTTTGGGCAGGTTGTTCGTATTGTGCTAGATTCCAACAGGCGGTGCCGATGTTGTTTTGAATCATGCCATATTTGAGCGGTTCCTGTTCAGGGTTGTAGTGTACAAGTGCTTCGTTGTAAGCTGCGATCGCTTTCTTTAAATGCACAATCGGTTGGTTGTATTGCCCTAGATGCCAGTAAGCAGTACCCAAATTGTTCTGGCAAGCCGCATATTTTAATGAGTCCATGTCGGCTGTACGGTAGCTGAGTGCTTCACTATAAGCTAAAACTGCTTGCTGCCAATTTTCAGATGGGTGAGAAAAACGAGCTAAATCACCATAAGCCGTCCCCAAATTATTTTGCACACGAGCGTAAGTTTCTAGATGTGTCTGGGGCGAAATCATCTTTAACGCCAACTGATAAAATTCTATTGCCTGGTCTATATAAGTTTGTCCCTCCTCAGAATTGGGCGGTGTACGGTATAGCATCCAGTAGAGTGTACCCAAATCATTCAAGATATCTGGGAGTTGTGGTGAGGTTTCGTCATAGCTTATTGCTTCCTGATAGGCAATAATTGCTACCATCAGATTTTCTAGGGTTGAATCTCCTTGCTCAATGCGAAGGCGGTATAAGCTGCCCAAGCGATGATAAGCTTCTGCCAAAACCTCCCCTGGAACTTGCTTTTGGTGTAATTCTTCAATCTCCAACAAAATCTGCTGCGGTTGCAAATAATCCTCTGTATCTTGAGCAATATTTGTATTTATTGTTGCTATTACTAACTCTGTTAACTCGCTACTAATATGAGATAAAGACGACAGCGATTGATTATTACTCCCACTACCAGACCTATTAGTAGATTCCTGCTGTTGTGGCGCAGCCTTCAATAAATCGGCTGTTGACGGCGAAGCTTCCTGGGTTTTGTGTACGCCATTCCCTTGCGTCTCTGCCGAAAAATCGGAATTATTCTTAAACTTTAACTCGCTGGCGGCGGTTCTGAGTTCTGCTTGAGTAACTGATTCATCTACAATCGACTGCTCAATATAGCCTAAATCCAAGCTTTTGGGATTAGAAAAACGTTCTGGATAACCCGAATTCTGAGTCGCTGGTGTAGGTTCTCCGGCAAATACAAATACGCCAGTCCGACAACGCCAAAACTGTGGCGCTGATTGCTTGATAGCAGATAACCAAGGACGCGGTATCCATAACAGCAAGTTAGATTCAAGGAATCGGCTAGATTCTTGTACAGAGAAATATTGTTCGCTTAAGCGGAGATGGTGCAAAAATAACCGTTGTGTAGCCACTGGTTGCTTAGTGAGATGCTCCACGCCGACAATCTGAAATGCTGGTACTGGAAAAGGTCTTCCAGGGGTATCTTTTGATGCCCCAACAATTGGCGGTGGATAGTTTGCCAACCATTGATTTATTTGAACTATGGGATTGGGATCGTTTAAATTCAAACGCAACGTGACTAATCGCGGATAAGCTAGAGTGCTATTTTCCTGGGCATTTGATGGCTGAGATAGCACTTGTCCAATAGGATAAGCCAATGTAGAATGCAAACGGGTCGCTACTTGATTCCTTAAGTGTAAATCATCACATACTGCTAAAAAAAATTGTCGTCGTAAGCCAAGACTTAGGGCAAGTTTCAGGCGGTGGTATACTTGCCGATTCCAACTAGAATTATCATTTTGTGCAGTATCATTCACGCTCATGGCGGCTAAAGAGCCAAAACACAGTACATAATCACTTTTCTGGACGCATCCAAGTGGGCTAACTTCATAATAGAAATGATTTTTAAGCTAACGTTGTGCCGCTTAGGATAAATTGAGCTTTTCAAGTATAGTAGAAGAGAACAGTATATAATTATACTTTAAATTTTAATTTAACAAAAAATAAAAAAGCAGGCTCCTTTTAAAATCGGAACCTGAAAAACTATCAAGAAAATGAAATTTTATTAAAATATTTTATGATCAACTGCTCTTAGAAACAAAGAAGGCAACTAGAACCAAGCCGCCAACCAAAACTGTAGCGGCAATTCCTAGGAAGAGATAAGTTCGTTTTTGCCCTTCCGTGGGAGGTTCTGCTTGATAAATCTTTGGTTCCCGGGCAAAATTATTCAGAAGGCCGCCTTCTTCATTTGTATAGGGCATGAATTAATTCCTTTATCTTTATCGTTCATTTAATGTTACATAAATGCTAAATCCGCCCTCAAACTGCTAGACAAATCGTTACATTGGGGATTGGGCATTGGGGATTGGGCATTGGGGATTGGGCATTGGGGATTGGGCATTGATTATTCCCCTTGTCTCCCTTGTCTGTCTATTCCCCACGCCCATGCTCCATGCCCCAGATACTGTTGGTCAATTTACTTTTTTGTTAAATCCGCCATCCCTAAAATCGTGGTTTTGCGTTGCTTTCCCGCCCTGCAATAAATTGCGGGCTAATAGCTAAAGTGCGTTTCAACGCACTGAAATTAAAGAAATTAAGATGGATTGGGGCTGATGGGTTAGAATCCCTACCAATTCGCCAACAGTATCTGCTCCATGCCCTATGCCCCATGCCCCATGCCCCATGCCCCATGCCCCATGCCCCATGCCCTATTCTCTAACTAGTAATCGTTCCAGTTAAAGGTGAACTAGGGCTGGCGTAGTCTTTGATAGGCATTCTACCAGCAAGGTATGCTAGACGACCGGCAACTGTTGCTAAATTCATGGCACGAGCCATTGCTGCTGGGTTTGGAGAAAGAGCGATCGCACTATTAATCAACAAAGCATCTGCTCCCAATTCCATTGCTTGGGCGGCTTCTGAGGGTGAACCAATACCGGCATCTACCACCACTGGCACACCCGCATTTTCGATGATGATTTGGATGTTGGCGGTTGTTTTTAGCCCTTGTCCAGAACCAATAGGCGATGCCAAAGGCATTACGGTAGCACAGCCTACTTCTTCTAAACGCTTGGCTAACATGGGGTCAGCGTTAATATAAGGCAATACTGCAAAGCCTTCTTTAACTAATTGTTCTGCGGCTTGTAATGTCCCAATTGGATCTGGGAGTAAATACTTAAGGTCAGGTATTACTTCTAACTTTATAAAATTATTATCTTCCTGCCCCAACAATTTCGCCATTTCTCGCCCCAAACGCGCCACCCGAATCGCCTCTTCAGCAGTTTGGCAACCTGCGGTATTGGGCAACATCCAAATTTTTGTCCAATCTAAGGCTTCAGCTAAACCTTCATGTCCGGGGGCCTTGGTTTGTACCCGTCGTACTGCCACAGTGACAATCTGACAATCACTGGCAGCGACACTTTGCTGCATTTCTTCAATGCTGCGATACTTCCCAGTTCCCGTCATTAAGCGGGATTGGAAGGTTTTACCAGCAATAATTAGTGGTGAGCCTTGAATGGGGAGCGGTGACTGTTGTGGCGATATGGCAGGGCGATTACCGTTGGAGAAATTGGCAGAGTGAGTCAGCATTGGGGTGGAGGTAGATGGCTTGGACTGGAAGCGCGAATAGTGAAAATCTGAAAGTAGGGGGTCAGACTTTTGTTCCAAGATGAAATCGGCAATCAATGCGGCTGTTACGGGTGCAAGTAGAATCCCGTTACGGTAATGACCTGTAGCAAGGGTTAAATTTTGGCAGTGGCTAGTGCCAAGGATGGGCAACTCATCGGGGGTGGCTGGGCGAAATCCCCACCAGAATTCTTGGATGGGATAATGCTTTAATTGGGGATACAGCCGGATGGCAGCTTGTAATAATTGTTGAATGCCGTCTGGGGTGTTGTTGGGGGTAAAGCCAACGTCTTCGCTTGTTGCCCCAATAACGAGGCGATCGCACCTTGGTACGATGTAAATATCTTGCCCAAACAAAACCCGCTTCAAGGGTAATTCCGGCGCAAATTCTGGTATCCGCACACTCAGCATTTGTCCTTTTCTGGGACGCACGGGTACTGGTAACAATTCATTTGACCAAGCACCTGAAGCTAAAACATAGTGCGCGGCGCGAATTATTCCAGCATTGGTTTGCACGCCAACCACTTGTCCTTGCTGCTGTAAAAATCCTTCTACTGTAATCCCGTCTTTGAGTTCAACACCAACAGACTCAGCCGCCGTCCACAATACGTGAGCTAGAGCCTTATTATCAACTTGTGCGTCTTCAGGATACCACCAGCCACCAACTACCTCTGCTCCCAATCCTGGCTGATATTGATGAATTGCCTCTTTGTCTAACCAGTAAGCCGGGGAAGAGGCAGGGGGGCAGGGGGAAGGGTGCAGAGGAAAAGAATTTTCCCCCTGCTCCCTATTCCCTATTCGCTGCTCTGTGATCCTTTGCTCCCCTTGCTCCCCTTGCTCCCTGCTCCCCTGCCCCCCTGCCTCTTCAAAGACGGGTGCGAGGATACCGCAGGGACGGTAGCCAGTATTTAAGCCGGTTAGTTCTTCTAGTTTGCGCGTCCAGTTGGGATATAAAGCACGCGATCGCCAACACAATGAACGCATTGCCTCATTAGGGATGTTTTCCGCATCTGGTGCTAACATCCCGGCGGCGGCGTGGGTAGCGGCAGCCTGGAAGTCACGACAAAACACGGTGACACTTGTCCCGCGCAGTTTTAGCTCAATGGCGATCGCTAAACCAATAACGCCGCCACCAATAATTACAATCTCACTAGTCATTAGTCATTAGTCATTAGTCACTTATCATTAGCCATTTATCATTAGTACATAACTAATAACTCATAACTAATTAACTCATAACTTATAACTTATAACTCGTAACTATAGACGGATCTATCGTTACCACAAGGCGCGAATTGGTTCGTTACCTTGATTTGTATCGCCGGATGGCGTATTTGTTTGTGAAGAATCTGTATTGCCGTCTGTTGTAGTGTCAGCAGGTGATGTTGAGTCATCAGAAGGATTTTGGGCAACGCTGCTCCTGTTGTCAGGTCTTGGGGCTACAATAGTGCGTCTGTTTTGGTTTGTTTCGGTTGTTTCGGTTGTTTCATTTCCTTCATTTGCAGTTTGTTCATTATTGCTGCCAGCACTGCTATTAACATTGATATTAGCTGGCAGGACTTGTGATTTTTTGTCACTGGGAGCGTTAGCGGTTTGTACTCCCATAGGAAAATTGATGCCCAGTAATGTACCAAGCAGAATGGCCAAACCTCCAGCCATTAAAATTAAGGGTGTCCATCTACCCATCTTGTCTTACTCCTTTTTAACCTTTTGGTGTCCACACTATTCGAGAACCTTGTCCCCAAAATCCATCAAACTTTGTCACTTTCACATCGCCTAAAACCAAAGTTTGGCAGGCTAAACGCAAGTCTGTTGTAAGAGAATGGGGAGGAAGCGAACGCCGTGCTCGATCACGCCAATTCGCTGCTGATACTTCGCCCTCTACCTTAACCGCGCAAGTTCCGCAACTGCCAATGCCCCGACAGTTTATTAACTTAGCACCGTCATTGTAGAGTTCAATTCCATTTTGCAGCAAAATTGTTCGGAGATTGCTTTTGCTTACGCACTCAATTGTTTTACCTTGAGCTAGTACCTTAGGCATTTTTAAATTGCCAAACTGGCGTTTTGTTGTATATTGACACATTGCCTCGAAAGTTGTCTCGTCGGTCCCAGTTTTATGACCACAAATTCTTCACCTCAACTTTGGCTCTATGACACTACATTACGAGATGGCACTCAGCGCGAGGGGCTATCAGTATCGATAGAAGATAAGTTACGCATTGCTCGTAGACTCGATCAACTGGGAATTCCCTTTATTGAAGGCGGTTGGCCTGGTGCCAATCCCAAGGATGTACAATTTTTCTGGCAACTCCAAGAAGATCCACTCAAACAAGCTGAAATTGTGGCGTTTTGTTCGACTCGACGCCCCAATTCCACTGCCGCAACCGAACCGATGCTACAGGATATTTTGGCTGCGGGAACTCGCTGGGTAACGATTTTTGGCAAGTCTTGGGATTTACATGTCACAACAAGCCTCAAGACGACGTTAGAAGAAAATTTGGCGATGATCCGCGACACAATTGAGTACCTCCGTTCTCAAGGGCGTCGCATTATCTACGATGCCGAACATTGGTTTGATGGTTACAAGCACAATCCAGATTATGCTTTACAGACATTAGAGGCTGCGATCGCATCTGGTGCTGAATGGTTAGTCCTTTGTGATACTAATGGTGGTACTTTACCCCATGAAATTAGCCAAATTGTTCAAGATGTCAGTAGTCATTTGTCATTGGTCATTAGTGAAGAAACAATGACGGAGGACATAGACGCGCTAGCGGCTTCCCGCAGGGTAGGACAAAGGACAATCCCTCAAATTGGAATTCATACTCATAACGATTCAGAAATGGCGGTTGCTAATGCAATAGCCGCCGTGATGGCAGGGGCAAAGATGGTACAGGGGACAATTAATGGTTACGGTGAACGTTGCGGGAATGCTAACCTCTGTTCGTTAATTCCCAATTTACAATTGAAGTTGGGTTACAGTTGTATCACAGAAGACCAGCTAACACAACTTACAGAAGCTAGTCGTTTTGTTAGTGAGGTGGTCAACCTCGCGCCAGATGAACACGCTCCCTTTGTCGGACTTTCGGCTTTTGCCCACAAAGGCGGTATTCATGTATCAGCCGTGGAACGTAATCCCCTGACTTACGAACATATTCAGCCGGAACAAGTCGGGAACCATCGCCGCATCGTGATTTCTGAACAGTCTGGACTTAGTAATGTTTTAGCCAAAGCCCGCAGTTTTGGCATTGACCTCGATCAACTGAAAGCAGAAGCCAAGCAAATTCTCCAGCGCCTCAAAGATTTGGAGAGTGAAGGATTTCAATTTGAAGCAGCAGAGGCCAGTTTTGCGCTGTTGATGCACGAAGCTTTAGGAGGTCGCCAGAAGTTTTTTGAAGTCAAAGGTTTTCAAGTCCACTGTGACTTGATTGAGGGGAAAGAAACTAGCAATGCCCTAGCTACGGTTAAACTCGCTGTTGACGGCAAAAATATTCTGGAGGCGGCGGAAGGTAACGGCCCCGTGGCAGCTTTGGATGCGGCTCTACGCAAGGCTTTGGTGAACTTTTATCCCCAAATAGCAACCTTTGATTTGACAGATTACAAAGTGCGGATTCTCAACGGACATACGGGCACTGCGGCGAAAACCCGTGTGTTGGTAGAATCGGGCAATGGTCGTCAACGCTGGACAACAGTAGGGGTTTCTACCAATATTTTAGAAGCTTCTTATCAAGCGGTGGTGGAAGGCTTGGAATATGGTTTGTTATTGCACTCCCAAACAGAAGCAGCTTTGAAAGCTTCTAGTTGACAAAAGTAACTATGTAGTGTATATAAAGTTTACGCTTTTCGATGAGGGGGGAAGCGATCGCACTTCAAGCCTTTGTTAGATTTGGCAAGTAAGGGAACTCCAACAAATAAATTATCCAATCTTGTGGGGTGTTGCTCTTTAGCCCCCCCAATTCATAGGTGAGGCGAGACACCCATTCCACAAGAAATAATTGGATATTTTTTATCTGCAAGTCCCTAAGTACAGCATTTCATAAATGCATAACGAATTGAGCGACCTACTGGTAAAGCTTGGCAAAACTCGATAACGCTAGGAACTTGTGAAATTCTGTACTTAGCCAGGAATTACGTAACCTGCAATACCTTCATATACATATCCATCCCTACCAACTAAGATATTTGAGGATCTAGTTTTGCTTTCGCCAATAGTTAATTGATTAGTATTCTGGTGTTGAAAAGAATTTAATGTTGCTCAAGCTACATGGCTATTAGTTAAATTGCTCAGTATATTAATACTTGCAATGCCAACAGCCAAGCCACCAAAAGTTTTTAAGATTCTATGCCAAGACCAATTACCAGACATAACAACATCCTTTTAGATTGATATTAGATGCAGGTATATTACCACACTATGCAACAAGGCAGTCCACAGGGGGACAAATAATTATTCTCACCTTATACAATGAAAGTGCGATCGCTCAACTGAGTTGTATGCCAAAAACATTTATTTCGCACTCAAAGAGCATGAGGATTGATCCAAAAAAAAAGGCCCTTGGTTTGCACCAGAGGTCTTTCGCTTTAAGAACTTTGTAAAATTCATGAGCAACGTAAAACGCTGATATGGCTAATTTAGTCGCTTTTGTGCCATGAATGCAAAAATACTAACCCAATTGCCAATCCCATACTGATAATTATTGTTACTCCTATACCTAAGAAGCGTAGGCGCAGGCCGCCGCAGGCATCGCCTCCCCTTTTTGTGCAACCCTAAAAGAACTAGTATCAATTCTTGGAAAAACCGCAAATTTCAATTTCTTCTTGGCTAAAAGTATCCTTCAATATCTTGCGGAGAACACGCTGAATATGAAGGTGTTTTCCAGGCTTGACTTTTGTCAGGGTCAGTAACAACAGGTTCTTCTCGCCAAAATTTTCTATTCCAGCTACTCGCGTGGGTTCTATAACATCCTGTTCATCTGCTTTTAACTGCTGTCCTACCTTCTCAACTACTCTATACACATGATCTAAATTGGAGTTATATGAAACGCTAACTTCTACCCTTTCATTACAGCTAGAAAGCCCAAAATTAAAGCATGGGTGACTTTTGACTTTTGACTTTTGACCCTTCGACTGCGCTCAGGGTCAAGGCTGAACGAAGCCGAAGCCTTGACTTTTGACTTCCGCCTTGCGGTACTAGTGCCCAGTGCTGATATGGTTAAGTTAGTGGCTTCTGTGCCCTAAATGCAAAAATAGCAACCCAATTGCCAATTCCAGACATGTTACTCCTATACCTAAAATGCGATCGCCAACATTTAGGTGCAGACCTAGAAATCTAATGCTGCGACAAAAACTTCATCCTATGCAAGGTTTTAGGAGAACTTTTCCCAACATTGGGCAACTAATTGGCTCAACCAGCGACGTTGTTGCTGATCCAGCAGTGGATCATCTGCTAGCAACTGAGCGGTTAATTCTTCCAAGGATTGACCCTGAGCGCGGACAATTTTAATAACTCCAGCGATCGCACTGGCAACTAGTTCTTCATCAATCGGCTGTTGTCGTAGGGCAACAATTTCCTGGGGACTGTCTGGAATGGGATAATTCATGGCGTGGGTTTACAGAAATACAAAATGAACAATAAATTTGACAAATTCTTAAAATTTCTTCACTGAATCTTTACGAAAGTAATAGGGCGGAGTTTACTTTACTTTGTGCCTTCATAAAATCTGTCTTAGTGAGTAGATTGATCGGAGATGTCAGGAAACGATGAGAGAAATTCTTTATTTAGAAGTTCCAACTTCGGATATAGCAACTGTGCGTAGCTGGTTACAAACAGAGTTTGAACCCGGAAATGGAGAAAAAGTGCTTACCTCGGAAGGCTTTCGCCTCAAAATCCCCACTGCAACTACAACTGCTACCGGGACTATTTCCGAAAACTTACCTGCGGAACTTTCGGTATTTGTCTGGTCGGTGCAACGAACTACTTATCTGAAAGTGTTTCGTTGGGCAGAACAACCCTTCCCCAAAGAGGGGCAGATTTTGCAACACCTAACCAAAGAAATCAGAAGCCGTTTTCCGCATCATTACCCAGAACCGCCACCAATTGATTTATCTAAGCAATCGATTTTTGCAGCACTAGGCTCTGCTTACCCCCTCACCGTCAAGTATTTTCAGAAAATGCCTAACGGTGAATATGATCTAACGCGTGCCTACTGGTGGGAACAACGATGGCGCGAAGGGGTACGGAATCCGCAGCAGCCTCGTCAGGTGGTGTTTTCCAGTCAAGGGGATAGGGGAAGAGGTAGAGGAGCAGGGGGAGCAGGAGGAGATAAGAAAATAACATCTCCCTTATCCCCGTCATCTTCCTTATCTCCGACTTATGACATCATCTACATCGGTGGCGCACTAGGCGCAATTCATGCAGCACTGATGGCAAAACTCGGATATAAAGTCCTCCTGGTGGAACGAATGCCCTTTGGGCGGATGAACCGAGAATGGAATATTTCCCGCGATGAGATTCAAAGCTTAGTTAACCTGGGTTTACTCACCCCCGCTGAGTTAGAAACCATCATTGCCAGAGAATACAAAGACGGATTCAATAAGTTTTTTGATGCTAATAATCCATCCAAACTGCGATCGCCCGTCCTCCACACACCCACAGTCCTAAATTTAGGCTTAGATTCCGAAAAATGGCTCCAAATGTGTGGGCAAAAACTGCAAGCGGCAGGCGGTCAAATCTGGGATGAAACAGAGTTTATCCGTGCAGATATTGATATATCACAAGTACTTCTGAAAGTCAAGCACTTACCCAGTCAGGTTGAGAAGCAAGTAAGTGGACGACTGCTAATAGATGCAATGGGAACTGCATCGCCCATCTCTTGGCAATTAAATGGTGGTCGTGCTTTTGATAGTGTATGTCCGACGGTGGGAGCGGCAATTGAGAGCGGATTTGAGCCGGAAGTATGGGATTCCCAATATGGGGACGTTCTTTATAGTCATGGGGATATCTCGCGGGGAAGACAGTTGATTTGGGAACTGTTTCCTGGGGCAGATGATGAACTGACAATTTATTTATTTCATTACCATGAGGTCAATGCTGAAAATCCCGGTTCCTTGCTAGAGATGTACGAGGACTTTTTCACGATTTTGCCAGAGTATCGCAGGTGCGATATGGACAAATTGGTATGGAAGAAGCCGACATTTGGATATATACCGGGACATTTTAGTGTGGGAAGTAGCGATCGCACAGTTGCCTTTGATCGATTGATTGCGATCGGTGATGCTGCATCACTCCAGTCTCCCCTCGTCTTCACCGGTTTTGGTTCGCTAGTTCGCAACTTAGAGCGTTTAACAACTCTGTTGGATACTGCTCTCAAACATGACTTGTTGAGTTTCCGCCACTTGAACCAAATTCGCGCTTACCAAAGCAACGTTTCCGTGACTTGGTTATTTTCCAAAGGCATGATGGTACCCACAGGGAAATTTTTACCACCCCAACGGATCAACTCCATGCTCAACACCTTCTTTGGACTGTTAGCAGACGAACCCCAAGAAGTAGCAGATAACTTCATTAAAGATAGGTGTGATTGGTTAACCTTTAACCGCCTAGCACTTAAAGCAGCTAGAAGAAATCCTGCCTTACTTTTATGGATTTGGGAACTTGCTGGCCCCAGAGATTTAGGGCGATGGCTTGGTAGTTATTTCAACTTTGGTCGTCATGCCTTAATTAGTGCTTTGCTGAGTCCGTGGTTCGGGCGCTTCTTGAACCGGGTAAGTTTGTGGCTGGAACCCCGGAATCCGGGATTGTGGCTGTGGTTATTGGCGATTAATTATGCGATCGCCACAGGCAAACCGCGATCGCGCGCTCAAGTAGTAAAAGCCAACCCAGAAGCCATAATTCCGAAGTCAGAAGCAAGGATTCTTAATTAGTAATTAGTCATTGGTCATTAGTATTAGACAAATGACTAATGACAACTAACTATTGACTCTTAGGGCGAAAATTTGGTAGTTCCACAGATGCTAATGATTTACGCCCCTTGGGTGGACGCTGAGGATAAACCACTGGTGAAGGTGAACTTGTATCATTGGTGTCATCACCTAATGACTCTGGAGGTAAATCAGTTGCCGAAAATTCCAACTGTGTCAATTGTGATTCTGACCAGTAATCTTCAGTTCCTTCAGGCGGTGTCTCAGTGTGAGGTGAAGTAGAAGAAACTGGTAAGTCATTGGCTGGTGAGACTACAGAATCTATTGTCCAAGATGTGGAGGTAGTTGTAGGAGAATTAATTTCTGCTTCCAACTGCTCCTCCTGTGGATTTTCTAATTCTTCATCGTCTTCTAGGATTGTTGCTAAAGTCTCCCAAATAGGTGCATCACCCTGATTACTATCCACATTCGTTTTTGGCGCAGGTGGTGGTGATGCAGATGTTGACTGGGAGGTGAAAAACATTTGGATGAGACTATCTAATTGCTGATCTAAATTTGATGACCCTGAAGTTGAAACAGCTTCTGGTGTCTCTGGGGAATCATCAATTTTTGGAGAAGGACCTGATTCTGCTGGTGTTGAGGGATTTTGCTTAACTGACCAGTTCCAAGAAGATGATGGCGTCGGAGTCGGTTCATTTCTTTGGAATGGAATTGGTGCTGACGGTTCGCCCCAAGAATTATCTAAATCATCAGTTAGGGATTCTGGTTCTGCTGACCAAGGTTG
It includes:
- the cimA gene encoding citramalate synthase, which gives rise to MTTNSSPQLWLYDTTLRDGTQREGLSVSIEDKLRIARRLDQLGIPFIEGGWPGANPKDVQFFWQLQEDPLKQAEIVAFCSTRRPNSTAATEPMLQDILAAGTRWVTIFGKSWDLHVTTSLKTTLEENLAMIRDTIEYLRSQGRRIIYDAEHWFDGYKHNPDYALQTLEAAIASGAEWLVLCDTNGGTLPHEISQIVQDVSSHLSLVISEETMTEDIDALAASRRVGQRTIPQIGIHTHNDSEMAVANAIAAVMAGAKMVQGTINGYGERCGNANLCSLIPNLQLKLGYSCITEDQLTQLTEASRFVSEVVNLAPDEHAPFVGLSAFAHKGGIHVSAVERNPLTYEHIQPEQVGNHRRIVISEQSGLSNVLAKARSFGIDLDQLKAEAKQILQRLKDLESEGFQFEAAEASFALLMHEALGGRQKFFEVKGFQVHCDLIEGKETSNALATVKLAVDGKNILEAAEGNGPVAALDAALRKALVNFYPQIATFDLTDYKVRILNGHTGTAAKTRVLVESGNGRQRWTTVGVSTNILEASYQAVVEGLEYGLLLHSQTEAALKASS
- a CDS encoding NAD(P)/FAD-dependent oxidoreductase encodes the protein MREILYLEVPTSDIATVRSWLQTEFEPGNGEKVLTSEGFRLKIPTATTTATGTISENLPAELSVFVWSVQRTTYLKVFRWAEQPFPKEGQILQHLTKEIRSRFPHHYPEPPPIDLSKQSIFAALGSAYPLTVKYFQKMPNGEYDLTRAYWWEQRWREGVRNPQQPRQVVFSSQGDRGRGRGAGGAGGDKKITSPLSPSSSLSPTYDIIYIGGALGAIHAALMAKLGYKVLLVERMPFGRMNREWNISRDEIQSLVNLGLLTPAELETIIAREYKDGFNKFFDANNPSKLRSPVLHTPTVLNLGLDSEKWLQMCGQKLQAAGGQIWDETEFIRADIDISQVLLKVKHLPSQVEKQVSGRLLIDAMGTASPISWQLNGGRAFDSVCPTVGAAIESGFEPEVWDSQYGDVLYSHGDISRGRQLIWELFPGADDELTIYLFHYHEVNAENPGSLLEMYEDFFTILPEYRRCDMDKLVWKKPTFGYIPGHFSVGSSDRTVAFDRLIAIGDAASLQSPLVFTGFGSLVRNLERLTTLLDTALKHDLLSFRHLNQIRAYQSNVSVTWLFSKGMMVPTGKFLPPQRINSMLNTFFGLLADEPQEVADNFIKDRCDWLTFNRLALKAARRNPALLLWIWELAGPRDLGRWLGSYFNFGRHALISALLSPWFGRFLNRVSLWLEPRNPGLWLWLLAINYAIATGKPRSRAQVVKANPEAIIPKSEARILN